The Setaria italica strain Yugu1 unplaced genomic scaffold, Setaria_italica_v2.0 scaffold_209, whole genome shotgun sequence DNA window GGCGCTGGCGCGGGGCCTGACGACGTTGGAGGGCTACGAGGCCGGTACAGACACGCTGAAGAAGATAGTGGAGCTCTCAACCGCCTGGGGCATCCGCGTGATCACGGTGTTCGCCTTCTCGCAAGACAACTTCAGACGCCCCCAGGCAAGTGGCTGATCTCTATCGCCGGCTAGCTTCTTAATAATCGGCCAGATCTTGCGCTTACACGGCTCTTGCCTGCAGGAGGACGTCAACTACACGCTGGAGTCGATCGAGCGGGGCATCCGTGATACCATGGACGTGTACGCGAGGTGAGCACTCACACACCACATAATTACTTAACTTGGTACCAACACTTCAACTGATCTTAGTTTGTTGTGTACAGGAAAGGATTTCGGGTGCATGTCGCCGGTGATCGCTCAAGAATGCCAACTTCTCTGCAGGACGTTGCTCGTGAAGCTGAGGAGATGACCAGGAACAACTCGCAGTACCATTGCATAATCGCTGTCTGCTACAGCGGGCGGTGGGACATCGTGCAAGCGTGCCGGGAGCTCGCCACCAAGGTGCAGGACAACATGCTCCGGCCGGAGGACATCGACGAGGAGATGCTCGCCGGCCACCTCTCCACGAACGCTCTGGGAGAGTTCGGTTGCCCCGACCTTGTCATCAGGA harbors:
- the LOC101762590 gene encoding dehydrodolichyl diphosphate synthase 2, with the protein product MAENDLPKKLVQSGLRPELMPQHVAFVMDGNRRWALARGLTTLEGYEAGTDTLKKIVELSTAWGIRVITVFAFSQDNFRRPQEDVNYTLESIERGIRDTMDVYARKGFRVHVAGDRSRMPTSLQDVAREAEEMTRNNSQYHCIIAVCYSGRWDIVQACRELATKVQDNMLRPEDIDEEMLAGHLSTNALGEFGCPDLVIRTSGELRLSNFLLWQSAYAELYFSNTLWPDFGEDDYLQALKDFQSRERRFGQRKSSQQE